In the Hermetia illucens chromosome 1, iHerIll2.2.curated.20191125, whole genome shotgun sequence genome, ttcacatgtatggggagccctcttaaacttaacccAAAATGGCGCCATGCGTAAAGGGAACTCCAGATCACACGCTCtcgccaattttcgtgacaatcggtctagccgtttccgaataaactgggtgtgatagacagacagacatcgactcgattctaagttttgtttcacacaaaaccttaaaaatgtaatcAGATAAGGAACAACTATATTTCTTAGCATAAtaggacgcgatgcgactttcccttaacagaataatatttCTTAGCCTTATGATAAGTAAGAAACAGGTTTTTTGAACTTACACTTAGCGTGGCATTTATAATGTAAGACTTTTTCTAGGGATACTCTCACAAAATTTGTTTAGTATTTTCGTGATTTATAAGGCTATGAATGAACTTTGATCATGTAAGCATGTTACACAAATTAAATGCCCTCCTATATTTATATAGTTCGATACACCAAATAATGTTTTTAATGATGCCGGAAATCATTCATGGGTCAAGAGTAGTTTATCAGTTGATTCATTAGCGCTAAAGGTATCTAACTGAATTTGTAACTGTTAAATATTCATCTTGATTATTTTTGTAATGGTATACTTGATAAAATATGAGGCTTCATTATCTATGTATCTAACGTTGTAGAAAGGCCACGTCACCCGTGTATACATAAAAGACTTTTATCATTTCTAATTTTATTCATCATCTAATCTTCTCATCAGTTACTAATCGGTCGTTGTGCAAAACATTATAAACAATCACTAAATTTTTATTCTCTTCGAACATCACATTGAACtaaattggaatttttttttttagaaaattaagTATTTTGAATACTATTCTATGTCGATAATCGAACAATTTGAACACTCTTCAGGCTCCTGAGGGGCCCAGTGTCCTTGCAGCTCCTTCAGTTTTTTGTAAGCACGCATTGATATGTTTAAACTAGGCATTATCTCCAAAATACCTGGTTCGTTTACGAAACTAAGACCACAAAGCCCGAAGTATGTGTGAAATGGATCCGTCATCGAATCTGGCCATTTCGAGAAGCCGCCTACGGTGGTATTTTGTGTGGATAGTATGTAGCTACAATGAAAATATCAAACAGAATGAGAGCTGACATCCTAGCTAGCTTAGGGCAATTTTACCTTCTATTTTCTTCATAATCCGTTAAATGAAAGGCATTAAGTATCTTGAGTGAGGCTCCTATCCAAAATGAATAGCAGGTGTCTACCGGCTTGTTAGGGCGACCTTGGAACCCATCGATCTAATTGGATGAATTAACATTACTTTTGTTGGAGTTTAGACAGTTAGTGTCACTTACTTGCCGAAATATCAGCCATCGCTTCATCCCTTCTATTGTTTCTGGACTAAGTTTGTCTAATTGGCCACTCAACTGCAAAGCCGCTATCGCACAAAATGTTGTGCCGCCATGAGCCTCCATTTCAAAATGTTGGCTCACGCCATAATCGTACCGCTACATGTGAAGAAATATTAAACTCTTTCAATGAGGAACAAACATTGGGAAACATGATTGTATGAATTAAATTTTGTGGCTTACGTACAATGCTCTTTAATATGTACTCTGCCATCTTCTCTTTATTAACAGTTCCCCAATCGTTAAGCATAGCGCAAATTGCTGCCGCACAATACACGAAACGCATATCGTACTCGTTGCCTTCCACGGATGCGCTAAAGCTTCCATCATCCCTTTGGACAGCTGCTACACCTACAATGAATGAAATCATTCGCAAAAATGATAACCTCTTTCAAGTGTTATTGGCA is a window encoding:
- the LOC119646161 gene encoding geranylgeranyl transferase type-1 subunit beta, encoding MSNVNAICRRKHAKFFMRFLDLLPSRLASHDSTRVTIAFFAVCGLDILNSLDTIQPATVETIIDWLYRYQVVSKEGEVECSGFQGSSTINTSVPNENITKYKWGHLAMTYTAIATLVTLGDDLKRLNRKAIIKGVAAVQRDDGSFSASVEGNEYDMRFVYCAAAICAMLNDWGTVNKEKMAEYILKSIRYDYGVSQHFEMEAHGGTTFCAIAALQLSGQLDKLSPETIEGMKRWLIFRQIDGFQGRPNKPVDTCYSFWIGASLKILNAFHLTDYEENRSYILSTQNTTVGGFSKWPDSMTDPFHTYFGLCGLSFVNEPGILEIMPSLNISMRAYKKLKELQGHWAPQEPEECSNCSIIDIE